One window of the Larus michahellis chromosome 24, bLarMic1.1, whole genome shotgun sequence genome contains the following:
- the SYT11 gene encoding synaptotagmin-11 isoform X2, producing the protein MAEITSVHPGFDVSPVVAGLIGATVLVVSVSVTVFVWTCCHQQAEKKHKTPPYKFIHMLKGISIYPETLSNKKKINRIRRDKNGTPKETGRGNLLVDAAESGLIGSDKAPDGPNAAPHVDQLPIKVDYGDELSPDQSLTPGGSKTSSPSSPGDDVMLGELTFSVDYNFPKKALVVTIQEAHGLPVMDEHTQSSDPYIKMTILPDKRHRVKTRVLRKTLDPVFDETFTFYGIPYSQLQDLVLHFLVLSFDRFSRDDVIGEVMVPLAGVDPSTGKVQLTREILKRNIQKCISRGELQVSLSYQPVAQRMTVVVLKARHLPKMDITGLSADPYVKVNVYYGRKRIAKKKTHVKKCTLNPVFNESFIYDIPVDLLPDISIEFLVIDFDRTTKNEVVGRLILGAHSVTAGGVEHWQEVCENPRKPVAKWHSLSEY; encoded by the exons ATGGCGGAGATCACCAGCGTCCACCCCGGCTTCG ATGTCTCTCCAGTTGTGGCAGGCCTCATCGGTGCTACTGTCCTTGTGGTTTCTGTCTCAGTAACAGTTTTTGTGTGGACATGCTGTCACCAGCAAGCCGAAAAGAAGCACAAAACCCCACCGTATAAATTCATCCACATGTTGAAAGGCATCAGTATCTATCCGGAGACCTTGagtaacaagaagaaaattaaccGAATCCGGAGAGACAAGAACGGCACTCCTAAGGAGACTGGAAGGGGAAACCTCTTGGTGGATGCTGCTGAATCTGGTTTAATAGGCTCCGATAAGGCTCCAGATGGGCCAAATGCAGCCCCCCACGTCGACCAGCTCCCAATAAAAGTAGATTATGGAGATGAACTAAGTCCAGATCAAAGCCTCACTCCAGGAGGAAGTAAAACCTCCTCCCCATCTTCTCCAGGGGATGACGTCATGTTGGGTGAACTGACTTTCTCAGTGGACTACAACTTCCCTAAAAAAGCGCTGGTAGTTACCATTCAGGAGGCTCACGGGCTGCCAGTGATGGATGAGCACACCCAGAGCTCTGACCCTTACATCAAGATGACAATTCTTCCAGATAAAAGGCACCGAGTGAAGACTCGTGTACTTCGCAAGACGCTAGACCCAGTCTTTGATGAAACCTTCACCTTCTATGGGATCCCATACAGCCAGCTCCAGGATTTGGTGCTTCACTTCCTCGTGTTGAGCTTCGATCGCTTTTCTCGAGATGATGTTATCGGCGAGGTCATGGTGCCCCTCGCAGGGGTGGATCCAAGCACTGGAAAGGTTCAGCTGACCAGGGAGATCCTCAAAAGGAACATACAA aaatgCATTAGCAGAGGGGAGCTGCAGGTCTCCTTGTCGTACCAGCCTGTGGCTCAGAGAATGACTGTTGTGGTGCTGAAAGCCAGACATTTGCCAAAGATGGATATCACCGGCCTCTCAG cagATCCGTACGTCAAGGTGAATGTTTATTACGGAAGAAAGCGCATAGCAAAAAAGAAGACTCACGTGAAGAAGTGCACTTTGAATCCTGTCTTCAACGAATCCTTCATTTACGATATCCCTGTTGATCTCCTTCCTGACATCAGCATTGAATTTCTAGTTATCGATTTCGACCGTACCACAAAAAACGAAGTGGTGGGACGGCTGATTTTGGGAGCACACAGCGTCACCGCAGGTGGTGTGGAACACTGGCAAGAGGTGTGTGAGAATCCTAGAAAGCCAGTTGCCAAATGGCACAGCCTGAGCGAATACTAG
- the SYT11 gene encoding synaptotagmin-11 isoform X3, whose product MAEITSVHPGFDVSPVVAGLIGATVLVVSVSVTVFVWTCCHQQAEKKHKTPPYKFIHMLKGISIYPETLSNKKKINRIRRDKNGTPKETGRGNLLVDAAESGLIGSDKAPDGPNAAPHVDQLPIKVDYGDELSPDQSLTPGGSKTSSPSSPGDDVMLGELTFSVDYNFPKKALVVTIQEAHGLPVMDEHTQSSDPYIKMTILPDKRHRVKTRVLRKTLDPVFDETFTFYGIPYSQLQDLVLHFLVLSFDRFSRDDVIGEVMVPLAGVDPSTGKVQLTREILKRNIQKCISRGELQVSLSYQPVAQRMTVVVLKARHLPKMDITGLSDPYVKVNVYYGRKRIAKKKTHVKKCTLNPVFNESFIYDIPVDLLPDISIEFLVIDFDRTTKNEVVGRLILGAHSVTAGGVEHWQEVCENPRKPVAKWHSLSEY is encoded by the exons ATGGCGGAGATCACCAGCGTCCACCCCGGCTTCG ATGTCTCTCCAGTTGTGGCAGGCCTCATCGGTGCTACTGTCCTTGTGGTTTCTGTCTCAGTAACAGTTTTTGTGTGGACATGCTGTCACCAGCAAGCCGAAAAGAAGCACAAAACCCCACCGTATAAATTCATCCACATGTTGAAAGGCATCAGTATCTATCCGGAGACCTTGagtaacaagaagaaaattaaccGAATCCGGAGAGACAAGAACGGCACTCCTAAGGAGACTGGAAGGGGAAACCTCTTGGTGGATGCTGCTGAATCTGGTTTAATAGGCTCCGATAAGGCTCCAGATGGGCCAAATGCAGCCCCCCACGTCGACCAGCTCCCAATAAAAGTAGATTATGGAGATGAACTAAGTCCAGATCAAAGCCTCACTCCAGGAGGAAGTAAAACCTCCTCCCCATCTTCTCCAGGGGATGACGTCATGTTGGGTGAACTGACTTTCTCAGTGGACTACAACTTCCCTAAAAAAGCGCTGGTAGTTACCATTCAGGAGGCTCACGGGCTGCCAGTGATGGATGAGCACACCCAGAGCTCTGACCCTTACATCAAGATGACAATTCTTCCAGATAAAAGGCACCGAGTGAAGACTCGTGTACTTCGCAAGACGCTAGACCCAGTCTTTGATGAAACCTTCACCTTCTATGGGATCCCATACAGCCAGCTCCAGGATTTGGTGCTTCACTTCCTCGTGTTGAGCTTCGATCGCTTTTCTCGAGATGATGTTATCGGCGAGGTCATGGTGCCCCTCGCAGGGGTGGATCCAAGCACTGGAAAGGTTCAGCTGACCAGGGAGATCCTCAAAAGGAACATACAA aaatgCATTAGCAGAGGGGAGCTGCAGGTCTCCTTGTCGTACCAGCCTGTGGCTCAGAGAATGACTGTTGTGGTGCTGAAAGCCAGACATTTGCCAAAGATGGATATCACCGGCCTCTCAG ATCCGTACGTCAAGGTGAATGTTTATTACGGAAGAAAGCGCATAGCAAAAAAGAAGACTCACGTGAAGAAGTGCACTTTGAATCCTGTCTTCAACGAATCCTTCATTTACGATATCCCTGTTGATCTCCTTCCTGACATCAGCATTGAATTTCTAGTTATCGATTTCGACCGTACCACAAAAAACGAAGTGGTGGGACGGCTGATTTTGGGAGCACACAGCGTCACCGCAGGTGGTGTGGAACACTGGCAAGAGGTGTGTGAGAATCCTAGAAAGCCAGTTGCCAAATGGCACAGCCTGAGCGAATACTAG
- the SYT11 gene encoding synaptotagmin-11 isoform X1 — MAEITSVHPGFDVSPVVAGLIGATVLVVSVSVTVFVWTCCHQQAEKKHKTPPYKFIHMLKGISIYPETLSNKKKINRIRRDKNGTPKETGRGNLLVDAAESGLIGSDKAPDGPNAAPHVDQLPIKVDYGDELSPDQSLTPGGSKTSSPSSPGDDVMLGELTFSVDYNFPKKALVVTIQEAHGLPVMDEHTQSSDPYIKMTILPDKRHRVKTRVLRKTLDPVFDETFTFYGIPYSQLQDLVLHFLVLSFDRFSRDDVIGEVMVPLAGVDPSTGKVQLTREILKRNIQKCISRGELQVSLSYQPVAQRMTVVVLKARHLPKMDITGLSGNPYVKVNVYYGRKRIAKKKTHVKKCTLNPVFNESFIYDIPVDLLPDISIEFLVIDFDRTTKNEVVGRLILGAHSVTAGGVEHWQEVCENPRKPVAKWHSLSEY, encoded by the exons ATGGCGGAGATCACCAGCGTCCACCCCGGCTTCG ATGTCTCTCCAGTTGTGGCAGGCCTCATCGGTGCTACTGTCCTTGTGGTTTCTGTCTCAGTAACAGTTTTTGTGTGGACATGCTGTCACCAGCAAGCCGAAAAGAAGCACAAAACCCCACCGTATAAATTCATCCACATGTTGAAAGGCATCAGTATCTATCCGGAGACCTTGagtaacaagaagaaaattaaccGAATCCGGAGAGACAAGAACGGCACTCCTAAGGAGACTGGAAGGGGAAACCTCTTGGTGGATGCTGCTGAATCTGGTTTAATAGGCTCCGATAAGGCTCCAGATGGGCCAAATGCAGCCCCCCACGTCGACCAGCTCCCAATAAAAGTAGATTATGGAGATGAACTAAGTCCAGATCAAAGCCTCACTCCAGGAGGAAGTAAAACCTCCTCCCCATCTTCTCCAGGGGATGACGTCATGTTGGGTGAACTGACTTTCTCAGTGGACTACAACTTCCCTAAAAAAGCGCTGGTAGTTACCATTCAGGAGGCTCACGGGCTGCCAGTGATGGATGAGCACACCCAGAGCTCTGACCCTTACATCAAGATGACAATTCTTCCAGATAAAAGGCACCGAGTGAAGACTCGTGTACTTCGCAAGACGCTAGACCCAGTCTTTGATGAAACCTTCACCTTCTATGGGATCCCATACAGCCAGCTCCAGGATTTGGTGCTTCACTTCCTCGTGTTGAGCTTCGATCGCTTTTCTCGAGATGATGTTATCGGCGAGGTCATGGTGCCCCTCGCAGGGGTGGATCCAAGCACTGGAAAGGTTCAGCTGACCAGGGAGATCCTCAAAAGGAACATACAA aaatgCATTAGCAGAGGGGAGCTGCAGGTCTCCTTGTCGTACCAGCCTGTGGCTCAGAGAATGACTGTTGTGGTGCTGAAAGCCAGACATTTGCCAAAGATGGATATCACCGGCCTCTCAGGTA ATCCGTACGTCAAGGTGAATGTTTATTACGGAAGAAAGCGCATAGCAAAAAAGAAGACTCACGTGAAGAAGTGCACTTTGAATCCTGTCTTCAACGAATCCTTCATTTACGATATCCCTGTTGATCTCCTTCCTGACATCAGCATTGAATTTCTAGTTATCGATTTCGACCGTACCACAAAAAACGAAGTGGTGGGACGGCTGATTTTGGGAGCACACAGCGTCACCGCAGGTGGTGTGGAACACTGGCAAGAGGTGTGTGAGAATCCTAGAAAGCCAGTTGCCAAATGGCACAGCCTGAGCGAATACTAG